The Acropora palmata chromosome 3, jaAcrPala1.3, whole genome shotgun sequence nucleotide sequence AAAAGTGCCAGAGATATGTGTTCCATTTGCCCTCAGCTCACTTGGCTAACCAACGGGCGAGAAGTTTCCACTAACTTTATCGCTAATTGTGCAATAGGAAGATGCTAAGATGTTGTCGAAGAGTTGGACGGAATGCTACAAGAAAGAGTTTCAAACTGTTGATTGTaggaaaaattagaaaatgccCCTAGTGAAGGCATATCcctctgaaagaaaatttaaacgAACTCAGGCTAATCATTCCATTTCCTCTTTGTTTGcgacatttgttttttttttattatgttttggttttgtttttgttctagAATCGCGATAATGCTCAAGTGTCGTGCGCTGGTCTGTTTATAGGTAAGTGAAATAGGACagttcggaaaataccataatactctttgtttgtacccccaaattttgcataaccattgtttttgttttctcttgggaccattgtaagtcccaggagaaactggaaacaatgcttatgcaaaatttggggggggacaaacaaagagtattatggtattttcggAAGTGGCCTATTGTTGTATCGTTTGGTCTTCTGCAATAGTGGCATATAAACCTTGTTGTGAAGATTGGCACGCCTACTATGTAGTTTGAACCGTACCTGAATACATGGTGATGTTTAGTCTTCAAGTATCTACTTTCGGCGATAGATAAACGATCGAGCAAAATACACGCGCCCGCACAAGACTGCCCTCGCGTTGCGTGTTCTGTCGCGACGCTTGTATTTCGCCGGCTTTCTTAGTTTCCCCGAAATTAGAGACTGCGTGCAGTCTAGGTGTTGTAAGGTGatgataaaaattttttttgttttaattttttttttttgcttgcgCTGCTAGGTTCCCATTTAGGATTTGATTTCCCAGGAAGCTGGATTCATATCGATATGGCTGCTCCAGTACACTTGGTAAGTTATTTTGTAAGTCAGGTCGTACTCCGAAAATCGCTCCGTGGCACACGAGAACTGAAATTTTGGGTGAGGaattcgtttttgttttggtcgaGTGTTCGCCAAAGCGAAACCGAAGTCGCTAGTTGACGAATGCTAACGAATGCAACCAACCAATTAGATTTCAAAGCCATCGCATGCACCTGGCTACTCGAAGAGCAGGAAAACTCGAGTCTGCAAATCccaattgatttaattttgatCTTTAATCTCATTGGTCGGAAAAGTGGCGTGATATTTCCTGGCCAATCTCCAAGCGTAACAATGGCAGCAGCGAACAGTCTCTTTCgccgcctttttttttttgttggcaTGTCAGGCAAGGGTCTTTCTAAagaggagcgttgcgtgacatcctgaaagttgtgattggttcattctgtttcatttttcttttataggGCGAGAGAGCCACAGGTTATGGAGTAGCATTACTGGTGACTTTATTTGGGAAAGCTTCCAACTCTAAGCTGCTTCAGAGTATTTCACCAAATTTGCCGGCAAAGAACTACGAGAATAGTTTTAAATGAACTCAGTTGCCCCAGATGAGCAGTTATCATCATAAGCTCAGAAGATTTCGAGTGAACTAGCAACTGAGAATTCACAAAAGTATAGTTTTTGCTTAATCGAATCGAATGAAATGACTTCTTGTCGTTCATCCACCATCTCGGGCAGTTAATTTAGGAGCATTCCTCTCCTTAAGTCTAGTAATAGAAATAATGAGGTAAAGCATAACGTTTACTGCAAACGTcaagatgaaatttcctttttgccaaaacacgGAGAAACTTGAATTAATTaagctcctttcttgtctgttaaCTAGATATATCGAATAACTTATCAAAAGAGtgagacaagttgaaaaacgtaaattttcacgCTTTTGTGACACGCAGCTGTctactgtttgccgtttgccgtaaacgtaaTTCTTAACCTCTCTAATGGAAGGCGCGGATTCTTAATTGATTTTAGGGGGCTAGGGGAGGGAAGCTGACAGGGCTTACTCCACAGTATTACTGACAAGAAATTTTTAGATCGAAGGAAAAAAGCGCGTACCTATCCTATGGTATTTTAAACAGCTTTTAGTCTGTGCCGTATTCCTGTgccctgtttttttttttatgataaatTTAAATCTAGGCCTTCGGTTACAGAACACGTGTATCAAATGGAGAGTAAATAAAAGGTGCATGGCACCGgctctgttgttattatcgtttcaatttttttattcctttggATTGTTGCTCTGCCAtcgttgttgttcttgttatCGTTCTGTGGTTTGGGGGAGGGATAGCAAACTCACCTGTAGTGGACACCTCTAGTGATATTACACAACAATGTTAATTCTTTTCCATATACCTCTGACCACACCGACACAGTGCGAGACGCCATGTTGTCAAGCTGGAGAACATTGAGGAAATCTTTCTCGATTTTACGGGCTGTCGGCAAGGTAAAGATTCAAAATCATGCGATAAACTCTCCTCGTTTAATCCATTCGAAAAGACCTTGTTATCTTGACCAACCCTGTGCTTTACAGGCCGCCGAGCACTCGAAGGTAATTGGTGGATCAAGATGTTTTCATCGTGCCCTTCCAATGATGTCAGATAAGTTGTTTGTGGTTAGTATCCTTTACACAATGAATTACATCCAAACTGCCTAGCTTGAACTTTAGAAGCTATATCACATAATGTCTGCTGCAGGACCGGATTTTTTGGGGATTACATAACACTAACCCAATCGAGAAACATAACAGTCATTTCTTCCCTGCAGCTCAGTCGTTTGGCTCGTTGCATAAAAGAACGAGTATTGGCTTAACTTTAGAAAGCTGGTCACTTCTTTGCATCTCACCAAAAAGCAACGCCGTCCCTTTTGTTGAGACCTATTCAAGAGGTTAGGGCTAGGTTTTCTGCAGTTGAGCCGTCTTTATGCAACAAACTATAAGGCCTATTCATGTTCTGTTATTTCCGTCAGGTTTATATGCATCTAGGAAaatgtgaaaacaaaagagtacaTTGACCATTGACTGAtgatataatatatatatatatatatatatatattttattatattttatttatttatttatttttttgacataaatttatataattttttttcccacagCATCGCGATACTCCGGAAAATAATCCAGACATTCCATTTGAATTCAACGCAAAAAATCATGAGGTTAGAGgtggaaaaaaatgattggCAATGAgataattacaaaaattaagtagTGTTGTTCACTATTTAATAATCACAACAGTTAAGTGTTTTTCATGCAGATACAAACATTAATATTGGCTAtcactttgttttcaaatttccaAGACTTTTTGTGTCACAGTTTTATCATTTGCACTGAAGAGAGGGAAGTGTAAGTGCTCTGTTTGGCTTGTCAAATGATTTTAATAAATCAACTGTTCTCTTTTTAGAGAGCTAAGGTGATAATGGACAACTATCCTGAGGGACACAAGGCAGCTGCTGTAATACCTTTGCTAGATCTGGCACAAAGACAACATGGTGATAATCATTGAAGCTTATCATAATTTGCATTAACAAAATCAGTATTGACCTACACCTCAAGAGGTTGAATGAGTGGCATGAATTTCTATTTTCAAGTCAATGAGTTCATGTTTGGAatgtaaaattcaaattcaaaccaTACATCATTTTaatcaaaacaacaatgtGAACAAAAGCAAAGTGGATTTAAATTTTGCCATTTCCAGCTGAAGGCTTAAGCAAGATTTCAAGCCGCAGATTATCCTCTTGAAGACAAACTAGAAGTGAAGTTAGGTGAAAAAAGATCTTATTGGTGCTCCAATTATTTTGCGggtacaaaaatattaaaatcatGTTTTCAGCAGATTGGAACAGTCCGCAAGTGTAGAgtaataaaagaaatattaccattgttattattatttttgacatCACCCATCTCAAGATTCTACAGCTGGTGGTACATTGTTGTTGCCAAGCAACAAGTTGCCAAGggaaacatatcaaaatcctGTCTTTTCTTCACGTCTCCAGCACATTTCTTGGTCGTCTTGCAGAACCAAACAGTGCCGATTTCTGAATAAGTGCAAATAAAGCAGACTGAAGTCCTTAGGAattcttattgttattattattataaacattaaatttaattGTATGGTTTAGGGACTAATTTCATGGAGTAATCCCATTCATTTTGATTAGGCTGGCTACCAATATCAGCCATGAACTACGTTGCTAACTATTTGGATATGCCAAGAATGCGAGTGTATGAAGTGGCCACATTTTACACTATGTACAACAGGTAGAAagtattaaaatgaaatttaaatcaTCCTCAATTCCAGTTATGTAGCCTATATATATGTACCATAACTGACAAAGATGTAAGGTTTGTGTTGGAGTAAAACACTTACACATATAATTatgtattatatttttttgtcacactACTCAAAAAACCATATCTTCAGTAAGGTAGTTACTATTGTTactaggctttgcaaaattttggtgTCACAATCTAGCTGGAAGTTGCTATAAAAGTAATTTCCTCATTGAATCATTTTCTTATTCCAGTCATGTACGTAGAGTGtaccaaatttaaggtttgcAGTACTCACACAGACAGTGTGTTCTTTTCTCCAGAGAGCCAGTGGGAAAATATCACATTCAGGTTTGTACCACAACACCTTGCCAGCTCCGAGATTCTGATATGGTAGTGGATGTCATAAGAAAGAAATTGGGTAAGCAGTCATCAGAAGATTTCCATTACTTAATTTTTAACAGTTAATTAAATCTTGTTTTATCAACTTTTCCAATTTCCTTTGCCCTTTAtagttaaaaataattgattgaATATGTTAACTACATGAAGTATGATGTTGGTTTTGATGTTGCAGGAATCCAGATGGGTGGCACAACTAAAGATGGCTTGTTTACGTTGAGTTCAGTGGAGTGTCTTGGTGCCTGTGTCAATGCCCCGATGATGCAGATAAATGACAATTATTACGTGAGTTCCAGTGCTTATGTTATAGTTATGAATGAAATTCAGATTGAAATAAAGATTAATTTGGCTTACATTTTGACTGACAATTTCCATTGCCTCATAACtctaatgataaaaaaatagtATTAATAGTGAGACAAACGTTGAGAATAATTAGACTACGTTGAAATCAGAAATAGCTCtgaacccccccccccccccccccagaaaaaaaaacaaataaaaaaaaaaacaagaatattaATAACTTAAAGCAATTGTGTTGGGCGGTGCAACtgaaatgttgaattttcatAGGAGGATCTTTCCAATAAAGATGTGGAAGAAATTTTGGATGATCTCATTGCTGGAAGAAATCCTAAACCAGGGCCAAG carries:
- the LOC141876226 gene encoding NADH dehydrogenase [ubiquinone] flavoprotein 2, mitochondrial-like, with the protein product MLSSWRTLRKSFSILRAVGKAAEHSKVIGGSRCFHRALPMMSDKLFVHRDTPENNPDIPFEFNAKNHERAKVIMDNYPEGHKAAAVIPLLDLAQRQHGWLPISAMNYVANYLDMPRMRVYEVATFYTMYNREPVGKYHIQVCTTTPCQLRDSDMVVDVIRKKLGIQMGGTTKDGLFTLSSVECLGACVNAPMMQINDNYYEDLSNKDVEEILDDLIAGRNPKPGPRSGRFSCEPAGGLTTLTEPPKGPGFGVRADL